The following are from one region of the Shinella sp. PSBB067 genome:
- a CDS encoding LysR family transcriptional regulator, with protein sequence MRNIPTDLLRTFLAVIDLRSHTRAAEQLGRTQPAISLQMKKLQELLNVSLFTKDASAQPTEAGELVASYARQMLALNDEMVLRLSRRDQHGKIRLGIPNDYADHFLPKLMPRLARSGHDFRFEVVCDLSHVLLQGLRNGLYDLVVAMTPDGPAEGAFMTWKEPLAWVGDSSTSLVTDGGGNLRIVCYPEGCLYRRAMLTALQRDGRGYDLVYTSPSLSGLEAAVGSGFGNTVLARRILPPKLATLDDALGLPRLADVVVGIYLSSDRKRSAVAESFAAHFADAFLAGTGSL encoded by the coding sequence GTGAGAAACATACCGACCGACCTTCTTCGCACCTTCCTGGCGGTCATCGACCTGCGCAGCCACACGCGCGCCGCCGAACAGCTCGGTCGCACCCAGCCGGCCATCAGCCTGCAGATGAAGAAGCTGCAGGAACTGCTCAACGTCTCCCTCTTCACCAAGGATGCCAGCGCCCAGCCGACCGAGGCGGGCGAGCTTGTCGCGAGCTATGCCCGGCAGATGCTGGCGCTCAACGATGAGATGGTGCTGCGCCTCTCGCGGCGCGACCAGCACGGCAAGATCCGCCTCGGCATTCCCAACGACTATGCCGATCATTTCCTGCCGAAGCTGATGCCGCGCCTTGCGCGCAGCGGCCACGACTTCCGCTTCGAGGTCGTCTGCGACCTCTCCCACGTTCTCCTCCAGGGGCTGCGCAACGGGCTCTACGACCTCGTCGTGGCGATGACGCCGGACGGGCCGGCGGAAGGCGCGTTCATGACCTGGAAGGAGCCCCTCGCCTGGGTGGGCGACAGCTCGACCTCGCTCGTCACCGACGGCGGCGGCAACCTGCGCATCGTCTGCTATCCGGAGGGTTGCCTCTACCGGCGGGCGATGCTGACGGCGCTGCAACGCGACGGGCGCGGTTACGATCTCGTCTATACCAGCCCCAGCCTTTCCGGCCTGGAGGCGGCGGTCGGCTCCGGCTTCGGCAATACGGTCCTCGCCCGCCGCATCCTGCCGCCGAAGCTTGCAACGCTCGATGATGCCCTCGGCCTGCCGAGGCTCGCGGACGTCGTCGTCGGTATCTACCTGAGCTCGGACCGCAAGCGTTCCGCGGTGGCGGAGAGCTTTGCCGCACATTTTGCCGATGCGTTTCTCGCGGGGACCGGCAGCCTGTGA